In a genomic window of Quercus lobata isolate SW786 chromosome 4, ValleyOak3.0 Primary Assembly, whole genome shotgun sequence:
- the LOC115984801 gene encoding uncharacterized protein LOC115984801: MGETGDDSKTLRELFSPITTNPPSCIVLPATTAAHFELKPQIIHLLPTFHGLDREDPYMHVKDFLEICATCKFQNFTDDSVRLRLFPFSLKDKTNRNMIESMNGGGFLSLVDDEAYKFLENFSESSQQWDFSNRKERCAPAIKKGGLYEVSEDLDIKARLDNLTRKVETLALGRVMNSVNQVQSETCSICASPMHITQMCPSAVGYPDFYTEQANALNNYGKPFASPFSEIYNPNWRNHPNFSWRQN, from the exons ATGGGAGAAACAGGAGATGATTCAAAAACTCTTAGGGAGTTGTTCTCACCCATAACCACCAACCCTCCATCTTGCATAGTATTGCCTGCAACCACCGCTGCACATTTTGAGTTAAAGCCACAGATAATCCACCTTCTTCCTACTTTTCATGGATTGGATAGGGAAGATCCTTATATGCATGTGAAGGATTTTCTTGAGATTTGTGCTACTtgtaagtttcagaatttcACTGATGACTCTGTTCGCTTGCGTTTATTCCCTTTTTCCTTGAAGGATAAG ACAAATCGTAACATGATTGAGTCCATGAATGGTGGTGGATTTTTGAGTCTTGTAGATGATGAGGCGTACAAATTTCTTGAGAATTTTTCTGAAAGTTCACAACAATGGGATTTTTCCAATCGTAAAGAGAGATGTGCCCCTGCAATTAAGAAAGGAGGATTGTATGAAGTCAGTGAAGATTTAGACATAAAAGCTAGGTTGGACAATCTCACTCGTAAGGTTGAAACTTTAGCTTTAGGTAGAGTGATGAATTCTGTCAATCAAGTTCAAAGTGAAACATGCTCTATTTGTGCAAGTCCTATGCATATAACACAAATGTGTCCTTCTGCAGTTGGGTATCCTGATTTTTATACTGAGCAAGCAAACGCACTAAATAATTATGGAAAACCATTTGCTAGTCCATTTTCAGAGATATACAATCCAAATTGGAGGAACCATCCTAATTTCTCATGGAGGCAAAATTAG